GCGCAGGGCCTCTTCCATGGAGGCCATGACGTCCAGGGCCGCGTTGTTGGCGGCCAGAAGACGACGGAAGCTCTCGCAACGGCCCCGGTACTCGGCGCGCAGGGCCTCCAGACGGGCGGGAGACGGCGGTTCGGGCCGCGAGCCGCGCAGGAGGTTGCCCAATGCCCGGAAAATGCCCGCCATGCCGGATCTCCGTCGGTCAGGTCAGCTTGCCGGATTTCTTCGCCGCGTCCTGGATCTTGAAGATGAGGTCGTTGATGGCCACGGGCTTGAGCAGATAATCGAAGGCCCCCAGCTCCATGCCCTCCACGGCCACCTCCATGTTGGCGTGGCCGGTGAGCAGGATCACCTCGATGTCCGGGGCCATTGCCTTGAGGCGGCGAAGGGTCTCGATGCCGCCCATACCCGGCATGCGCACATCCAGCACCACCACGTCCACGGGGATCCTGGCCAGGGCCTCCAGGGCCGCCTCGCCGGTGGAGGCC
This is a stretch of genomic DNA from Desulfovibrio aminophilus DSM 12254. It encodes these proteins:
- a CDS encoding response regulator; the encoded protein is MHILLVDDETEFLELMTKRLDRRNFQVTTASTGEAALEALARIPVDVVVLDVRMPGMGGIETLRRLKAMAPDIEVILLTGHANMEVAVEGMELGAFDYLLKPVAINDLIFKIQDAAKKSGKLT